The following are from one region of the Acidobacteriota bacterium genome:
- a CDS encoding glycosyltransferase family 4 protein, which produces MPDILVISDDVAGARMAGPGIRAWELARRLAADFRTTLAVPEYSPGTPGGEPGGGALPFELMRYAVGRPAALRDAARNSRIVLIQGYVLSKFPFLKDIPAFLVCDLYVPFPLENLFVHRRGSMSPRQREAVHLHDLSVFNDQIVHGDHFLCANERQRDLILGALMALDRIDPRAVEDSPALDGLVNVVPFGIEESEAPSQPAEKPALRGVVPGIGREDIVFLWGGVLCNWFDPLTLIRAVERAAGKNPAIKLVFLSTGHPNPLLADFEAASDAVALSDELGLTGRHVFFNRDWVDYARRGAFFRDADVGVSVHDLHIETRFAFRTRVLDYLKFDLPILCTEGDVLADLVRERRLGRVVPCGDVEGLAGAMLELAGGDGVRREFRENIAGVRPEFTWTKTAAPLVDVCRGVFDGRFVKRSKPSRRTLSAVAAGRNPGSVERAVHGRLWYLSQKLPIGVRAGIRRILTGVGRRP; this is translated from the coding sequence GTGCCTGACATCCTGGTCATCAGCGACGACGTCGCCGGCGCCCGGATGGCCGGCCCCGGCATCCGGGCCTGGGAACTCGCCCGGCGCCTGGCCGCGGATTTCCGGACGACGCTGGCCGTTCCCGAATATTCTCCCGGCACGCCCGGCGGGGAACCGGGCGGCGGCGCGTTGCCGTTTGAATTGATGCGGTATGCCGTCGGCCGCCCGGCCGCGCTGAGGGATGCGGCGCGAAACAGCCGGATCGTGCTCATCCAGGGATATGTGCTTTCCAAGTTTCCGTTCCTCAAGGACATTCCGGCTTTTCTCGTCTGCGATCTCTATGTGCCCTTCCCCCTGGAAAATCTGTTCGTCCACCGCCGCGGTTCCATGTCGCCCCGGCAACGGGAGGCCGTCCATCTTCACGATTTGAGCGTCTTCAACGACCAGATCGTGCACGGGGATCATTTCCTCTGCGCCAATGAGCGGCAAAGGGATCTCATTCTGGGCGCCCTGATGGCGCTCGACCGGATCGATCCCCGGGCCGTGGAGGATTCCCCCGCGCTCGACGGTTTGGTCAACGTCGTGCCCTTCGGGATCGAGGAGTCGGAGGCGCCGTCTCAACCCGCCGAAAAGCCCGCGCTGCGGGGCGTCGTGCCCGGAATCGGACGGGAGGACATCGTCTTTCTCTGGGGGGGGGTTCTCTGCAATTGGTTCGATCCCCTGACCCTGATCCGGGCCGTGGAACGGGCGGCCGGGAAAAACCCCGCGATCAAACTGGTTTTTCTGTCCACCGGTCACCCCAATCCTCTTCTGGCCGATTTTGAGGCGGCCTCGGATGCCGTCGCCCTTTCGGACGAGCTGGGTCTGACCGGCCGGCATGTGTTCTTCAATCGGGATTGGGTCGATTACGCCCGGCGCGGGGCGTTTTTCCGGGACGCCGACGTCGGAGTCTCCGTCCATGACCTCCATATCGAGACGCGCTTTGCTTTCCGCACGCGTGTTCTGGACTACCTCAAGTTCGACCTTCCGATCCTCTGCACGGAGGGGGATGTCCTGGCCGACCTCGTCCGGGAGAGGCGTCTCGGGCGGGTTGTGCCCTGCGGAGACGTCGAGGGGTTGGCCGGAGCGATGTTGGAACTTGCGGGAGGAGACGGTGTGAGGCGGGAATTCCGGGAGAATATCGCCGGCGTCCGGCCGGAGTTCACCTGGACGAAAACCGCCGCGCCGCTCGTCGACGTCTGCCGCGGCGTTTTTGACGGGCGGTTCGTCAAGCGCTCCAAGCCAAGCCGGCGGACGTTGTCCGCGGTTGCGGCCGGGCGCAATCCCGGCTCCGTCGAAAGGGCGGTCCACGGCCGGCTGTGGTACCTGTCCCAGAAATTGCCGATCGGCGTTCGAGCCGGAATCCGCAGAATTCTGACAGGCGTGGGGCGGCGGCCATGA
- a CDS encoding DUF1972 domain-containing protein, producing the protein MKIVIIGTRGVPARYGGFETCVEEIGRRLAARGHEIWVYGRSGYYRRQIREYLGMNVITLPEMRVKTLETLGHSFLSLAFSLRRSFDIYLIFNTANSIFLPMPRILKKNVVLHTDGLEWKRGKWGAVGRLYHRLAERLATRFDIPLVTDSEAIRNYYREAYGRDSHYISYGGDLEHSREPGLLDRFGIRPGGYFLQITRFEPENNPHLTVEAFRKLNTGKKLVLIGGTTYRGRYAREMRKHGNERIVLPGFVYDRNILRELLCNCHAYIHGNEVGGTNPALLQAMGAGAFVVARDVPFNREVLRDEGLYFRKNAADLFRKMAWTLENPDKMAGMKDRTRAIIRERYDWDKVTLTYENLFKSLHRD; encoded by the coding sequence ATGAAAATCGTCATCATCGGCACCCGGGGCGTCCCCGCCCGCTACGGCGGATTCGAGACCTGCGTCGAGGAAATCGGCCGGAGATTGGCCGCCAGGGGCCATGAAATCTGGGTTTACGGCCGTTCGGGCTATTACCGGCGTCAAATCCGGGAATACCTCGGCATGAATGTCATCACCCTTCCCGAGATGCGGGTCAAAACACTGGAGACTCTGGGGCATTCTTTCCTCTCGCTGGCTTTCAGTCTGCGCCGGTCGTTCGACATCTATCTCATCTTCAACACGGCCAACAGCATCTTCCTGCCCATGCCGCGCATCCTGAAAAAAAACGTGGTCCTGCATACCGACGGTTTAGAATGGAAGCGCGGCAAATGGGGCGCCGTCGGCCGCCTGTATCATCGCCTGGCCGAGCGGCTGGCGACGCGGTTCGATATCCCGCTGGTCACGGATTCCGAAGCCATCCGGAATTATTATCGCGAGGCCTACGGCCGGGATTCCCATTACATCTCTTATGGAGGCGACCTGGAACACAGCCGCGAGCCCGGCCTGCTGGACCGCTTCGGCATCCGCCCCGGCGGCTACTTCCTCCAGATCACGCGCTTCGAACCCGAAAACAATCCCCATCTCACGGTCGAGGCCTTCCGGAAATTGAATACGGGCAAAAAGCTCGTTCTCATCGGCGGGACGACCTACCGCGGCCGGTATGCCCGGGAGATGCGAAAACACGGCAACGAGCGAATCGTTTTGCCCGGGTTCGTCTATGACCGGAATATCCTGAGAGAATTGCTCTGCAACTGCCATGCCTATATCCACGGCAACGAAGTCGGAGGAACCAATCCGGCCCTGCTCCAGGCCATGGGGGCCGGAGCTTTCGTCGTGGCCCGCGACGTGCCCTTCAACAGGGAGGTTCTCCGGGATGAGGGACTGTATTTTCGCAAGAATGCCGCCGACCTGTTCCGGAAGATGGCCTGGACCCTGGAGAATCCGGACAAAATGGCCGGAATGAAAGACAGGACGCGGGCTATCATCCGTGAACGTTACGACTGGGACAAGGTCACCCTGACCTATGAAAACCTTTTCAAGAGCCTTCACCGAGATTGA
- a CDS encoding class I SAM-dependent methyltransferase encodes MRQVRSSDCVLPGVRLVLADPRRPWSELMTRYDRSDFVAECLASLKISGETLDINHVRNHFHIPLALLGDAPRHGARLLDVGCGPGCFILSAAGRGWAGEGVEVSTALAAFSRNVAGVPVWEGTFESAGIPAEAYDAVTLLDVIEHVCEPQKVLAKAARVLKPGGKLIVSTPDFRSLSRLILGWNWAVLSPAEHLFYFTAGTLTRILKESGFEVMGPVNVLTFNPEATHAPGTRRHLRWRRIHTRLEKTRLVRKIQNHEMRRLLGMTGGSDAVLPTQAWKRCLLGLYDGLRTVVRGDMLYALAFKKAKSDCG; translated from the coding sequence GTGCGTCAAGTTCGATCTTCCGATTGCGTCCTGCCGGGGGTGCGGCTGGTCCTGGCCGACCCCCGGCGGCCCTGGTCCGAACTGATGACCAGATATGATCGGTCGGATTTCGTTGCTGAATGCCTGGCCTCCCTGAAGATATCGGGTGAGACGCTGGACATCAATCATGTCCGGAACCATTTTCACATTCCGCTCGCCTTGCTGGGAGATGCGCCCCGCCACGGAGCCCGCCTCCTGGATGTGGGGTGCGGGCCGGGTTGCTTCATCCTGTCCGCGGCCGGACGGGGATGGGCGGGAGAAGGGGTCGAGGTTTCGACCGCGCTGGCGGCCTTCTCGCGGAACGTCGCGGGAGTCCCTGTCTGGGAAGGGACATTCGAATCCGCCGGAATCCCTGCGGAAGCATACGACGCCGTCACGCTTCTTGACGTCATTGAGCACGTCTGCGAGCCGCAGAAAGTTCTGGCCAAAGCGGCCCGTGTCTTGAAGCCGGGCGGGAAACTCATCGTAAGCACACCGGACTTCCGCAGTCTGAGTCGTCTCATCCTCGGCTGGAACTGGGCCGTTCTCTCTCCCGCCGAACACCTTTTTTATTTCACGGCCGGGACTCTGACCCGGATTCTCAAGGAGTCCGGATTTGAGGTGATGGGGCCGGTTAACGTCCTGACTTTCAATCCTGAGGCTACGCATGCTCCCGGGACGCGCCGCCATCTGCGCTGGCGGCGTATCCACACCCGTTTGGAAAAAACCCGGCTTGTGCGGAAAATCCAGAACCATGAGATGAGACGTCTTCTCGGAATGACGGGGGGATCGGATGCCGTCTTGCCGACCCAAGCATGGAAACGATGCCTGTTGGGCCTCTACGACGGCCTGCGCACGGTCGTCAGAGGAGACATGCTCTATGCGCTTGCCTTTAAAAAAGCAAAAAGCGATTGTGGATAA
- a CDS encoding glycosyltransferase family 1 protein has protein sequence MSLRIGIDAHAAEAGGTGNGTYIRGLIQGLLEIDSENTYILYVTDPAHPVYAGLRLPENAEIRPLPAAKAFIRIPVHLARMSRRDRLDILHVQYIAPPVHDGKLVATIHDLGFLRVPQTFPRFFNLRSRILVRRTALRAARVITGSEYSRTDILRAYELPPEKIAAVPYGVSPDFSRPHSEDDIRDVAVRYGVVRPYVLCVGRLNPRKNLPVLATAFADAKSASEAPHTLVIAGRADFTSDRIMSEAARRAGNAVRFTGFVRDEDLPALYQGADVFVYPSLFEGFGLPVLEAMAAGVPVVTSNTTSLAETAAGAALTVNPSDPAALADALHAMMTDPEMRRACRRKGRIRAADFTWRETARRTLEIYRAAARM, from the coding sequence ATGAGCCTGCGCATCGGCATCGACGCCCACGCCGCGGAGGCGGGCGGCACCGGAAACGGCACCTACATCCGCGGTCTCATCCAGGGACTCCTTGAAATCGATTCGGAAAACACCTACATCCTCTATGTGACCGATCCGGCCCATCCCGTCTACGCCGGCCTGCGCCTTCCCGAAAATGCCGAAATCCGCCCCCTCCCGGCCGCAAAAGCCTTCATCCGCATTCCCGTTCATCTGGCCCGGATGTCCCGCCGCGACCGCCTCGACATTCTCCACGTTCAATACATCGCCCCGCCCGTCCACGACGGAAAGCTCGTGGCCACGATCCACGATCTGGGATTTCTTCGCGTCCCGCAAACGTTTCCCCGCTTTTTCAATCTCAGATCCCGGATTCTCGTCCGCAGAACAGCTCTTCGGGCGGCGCGGGTCATCACCGGGTCGGAGTACTCCCGAACTGACATCCTGCGCGCCTACGAATTGCCCCCCGAGAAAATCGCCGCCGTTCCCTACGGCGTATCCCCCGACTTTTCCCGCCCCCACAGCGAGGACGACATTCGGGATGTCGCGGTGCGATACGGCGTCGTCCGGCCCTACGTCCTGTGCGTCGGGCGGCTCAACCCGCGAAAAAATCTGCCCGTCCTGGCCACGGCCTTCGCCGACGCAAAGTCCGCTTCCGAAGCGCCCCACACCCTGGTCATTGCCGGACGGGCCGACTTCACCTCGGATCGCATCATGAGCGAAGCCGCCCGCCGGGCCGGCAATGCCGTCCGGTTTACGGGTTTCGTCAGGGACGAGGACCTGCCAGCGCTTTACCAGGGCGCCGACGTGTTCGTCTATCCCTCGCTTTTCGAGGGGTTCGGACTGCCCGTTCTCGAAGCCATGGCCGCCGGGGTCCCCGTTGTGACGTCGAACACAACCTCGCTGGCCGAGACGGCAGCCGGCGCGGCACTGACCGTCAATCCCTCCGACCCTGCAGCTCTGGCCGACGCCCTGCACGCCATGATGACGGATCCGGAGATGCGCCGTGCCTGTCGCAGGAAAGGGCGGATCCGAGCCGCCGACTTCACCTGGCGGGAAACCGCCCGGCGGACACTCGAAATCTACCGGGCCGCCGCCCGAATGTGA
- a CDS encoding YihY/virulence factor BrkB family protein, with amino-acid sequence MFSAFRILGQSFKRFNDDGCGTSAVVISYFLLLCVVPLVALFAFISARILGSSEIAFRSLNIFTDEFFAKMDPIFFRRLEVVSEGVANLGLFGLVGSVVAASFVFSNLIGTINKIFRAEYHKSFFYNRLMEFILMFSIGVIMLFSLSITAVWTAVHRSLRESAVAAEYLSPELLSVVNNFFIQYIMPYALTFLVMFMIYKFIPEVRVDTWSVVIASAVAALLWEAFKRLFAFYIANLSVVGIVLSRLLQGTLTSIIFFLLWITFSLSILLWGAELAAVLNERRIRKEGGV; translated from the coding sequence ATGTTCTCGGCATTTCGAATCCTAGGTCAATCGTTCAAACGATTCAACGACGACGGGTGCGGCACGTCGGCCGTCGTGATTTCCTATTTTCTCCTGCTCTGTGTCGTGCCGCTCGTCGCCCTGTTCGCCTTCATCTCGGCCCGGATTCTGGGAAGTTCGGAGATCGCCTTCCGAAGCCTGAACATCTTCACCGACGAGTTTTTCGCCAAAATGGACCCGATTTTTTTCCGGAGGCTCGAGGTCGTTTCCGAGGGGGTGGCCAACCTCGGACTGTTCGGTCTGGTCGGATCGGTCGTCGCGGCCAGTTTCGTTTTTTCCAACCTCATCGGCACGATCAACAAAATCTTCCGGGCCGAGTATCACAAATCCTTCTTCTACAACCGCCTCATGGAATTCATCCTGATGTTCTCGATCGGCGTCATCATGCTCTTTTCCCTGTCCATCACGGCCGTCTGGACGGCCGTCCACCGATCGCTCCGGGAAAGCGCCGTGGCGGCGGAATATCTCAGCCCGGAACTGTTGTCCGTGGTCAACAATTTCTTCATCCAGTACATCATGCCCTACGCCCTGACGTTCCTGGTCATGTTCATGATCTACAAGTTCATTCCCGAAGTCCGGGTCGACACCTGGAGCGTCGTCATCGCCTCGGCCGTCGCCGCACTTCTCTGGGAGGCCTTCAAGAGGCTGTTCGCCTTTTACATCGCCAATTTATCCGTGGTCGGAATCGTCCTGTCCCGGCTCCTTCAGGGAACCCTGACCTCCATCATCTTTTTTCTTCTCTGGATCACATTCTCCCTGAGCATTCTGCTGTGGGGAGCGGAACTGGCCGCCGTCCTCAATGAGAGGCGGATCCGGAAAGAGGGGGGGGTATGA
- the lpxD gene encoding UDP-3-O-(3-hydroxymyristoyl)glucosamine N-acyltransferase, with product MKLKDIAEILGCLLEGEGETEITGVASLETARKGDLVYISGSKHRPALDASFASAAVIPEGERYERIPVIRAAHPHLAFIRAVELFHETPRPQPGIHPLACVAGDARIGRDVSIEPLAYVGAGASIGDRTIVRALATIYPGAEIGDDCVIHSHVSVREGCIVGDRVVLHNGVVVGADGFGYIRLEDGTHRKIPQMGRVVIEDDVEIGANTTIDRAALDETRVRRGAKIDNLVQVAHNVDIGENAILVAQVGVAGSSSVGRNAILSGQVGIADHVRIGDNAIVAAKSGITKDVPDGAFVAGIPHQDIRVWRKMWVLLPQIPDIVKDLKQLKARLEAIEKG from the coding sequence ATGAAGCTCAAGGACATTGCCGAGATTCTGGGTTGTCTCTTGGAGGGCGAAGGAGAGACCGAAATTACGGGCGTGGCCTCGCTCGAGACGGCCCGAAAAGGCGATCTCGTCTACATAAGCGGTTCGAAACATCGCCCGGCGCTCGACGCCTCATTCGCCTCGGCGGCGGTAATCCCGGAGGGCGAGCGCTATGAGCGGATCCCCGTTATCCGGGCCGCCCATCCCCATCTGGCCTTCATCCGTGCAGTCGAGCTCTTTCATGAGACGCCACGGCCGCAGCCGGGCATCCATCCCCTGGCCTGTGTGGCCGGCGACGCCCGGATCGGCCGGGATGTTTCGATCGAACCGCTGGCCTATGTCGGCGCCGGCGCTTCCATCGGCGACCGGACGATCGTCCGGGCTTTGGCGACGATCTACCCCGGGGCCGAGATCGGCGACGACTGCGTCATCCATTCGCATGTCTCCGTGCGCGAGGGATGCATCGTCGGCGACAGGGTCGTTCTCCATAACGGCGTCGTCGTCGGTGCGGACGGGTTCGGCTACATCCGTCTCGAGGACGGGACGCATCGGAAAATCCCCCAGATGGGCCGGGTGGTCATCGAGGACGATGTCGAGATCGGCGCGAACACGACCATCGATCGTGCGGCCCTCGACGAAACGCGGGTGCGGCGAGGGGCGAAAATCGACAATCTCGTCCAGGTGGCCCACAATGTGGACATCGGCGAAAACGCGATTCTTGTGGCCCAGGTCGGAGTGGCCGGAAGCTCGTCCGTCGGCCGGAACGCCATCCTGAGCGGCCAGGTCGGAATCGCCGACCACGTCCGGATCGGAGACAACGCCATCGTCGCCGCCAAGTCGGGAATCACCAAGGACGTCCCGGACGGCGCCTTTGTCGCCGGCATCCCTCACCAGGACATCCGCGTCTGGCGCAAGATGTGGGTTTTGCTGCCTCAGATCCCGGACATCGTCAAGGACCTGAAGCAGCTCAAGGCCCGCCTCGAGGCCATCGAAAAAGGGTAA
- the purF gene encoding amidophosphoribosyltransferase yields the protein MCGVIGILSDRHVFPDLYQGLLAIQHRGQDSAGIITYDGRFHTKKGNGLVRDIFTDKSLSRLTGPVGIGHTRYPTIGGGGGEDAQPFQINAPFGIIMAHNGNVTNYDELRTELFETHHRLLNSECDVEVILNVFAQNLAREQARELRPEHIFQAVEGVYAKVRGSYAVVAYIAEQGLVAFRDPFGIKPLAYGSRADGLLTSYAFASETVCLNITNFSDIRHIRPGEAVFIDKARQVHTKRIAVCPHTPCLFEWVYFARPDSFIDGANVYKCRVNLGRFLAEEIRKRNLAIDVVVPVPDSARDAAIEISRALNLKYSEALVKNRYIGRTFIMPAANNRKASVREKLNPITSEIQGKNILLVDDSIVRGNTSRAIVEMVRECGAKTVYFTVYSPPLRFPCVYGIDMQTKTEFVARDADEETVARRIGADQVIYQTLDALKEAVRMENPELVDFCAACFDGRYPTGDITPDLLRDIEKGRAAARDAQLELNLIK from the coding sequence ATGTGCGGAGTCATCGGCATTCTCTCCGATCGGCACGTGTTTCCCGATCTCTACCAGGGTCTCCTCGCCATCCAGCATCGGGGACAGGACTCGGCCGGCATCATCACCTATGACGGCCGCTTCCACACCAAAAAAGGCAACGGCCTGGTCCGCGACATTTTCACCGACAAGAGCCTGTCGCGCCTGACGGGCCCGGTCGGCATCGGCCACACCCGCTATCCGACGATCGGAGGCGGAGGCGGAGAGGACGCCCAGCCGTTTCAGATCAACGCGCCGTTCGGCATCATCATGGCCCACAACGGCAACGTCACCAATTACGACGAACTCCGGACGGAGCTCTTCGAAACCCACCACCGTCTCCTGAATTCCGAGTGCGACGTCGAGGTCATCCTCAACGTCTTCGCCCAGAACCTGGCCCGGGAACAGGCGCGCGAGCTCCGGCCCGAGCACATCTTCCAGGCGGTCGAGGGCGTCTACGCCAAGGTCCGGGGAAGCTATGCCGTCGTCGCCTACATCGCCGAACAGGGTCTCGTGGCTTTCCGCGACCCCTTCGGCATCAAGCCGCTGGCCTACGGCAGCCGCGCCGACGGGCTGCTCACATCCTATGCCTTCGCCTCGGAGACGGTCTGCCTCAACATCACCAATTTCTCGGACATCCGTCACATCCGGCCCGGCGAGGCCGTCTTTATCGATAAAGCCCGGCAGGTCCACACCAAACGAATCGCCGTGTGCCCCCACACCCCCTGTCTTTTCGAATGGGTGTATTTCGCCCGCCCCGACTCCTTCATCGACGGCGCCAACGTCTACAAATGCCGGGTGAACCTGGGACGCTTTCTGGCCGAGGAGATCCGCAAACGTAATCTTGCGATCGACGTCGTCGTCCCCGTGCCGGATTCGGCCCGGGATGCGGCCATCGAGATCAGCCGCGCCCTGAACCTCAAGTACAGCGAAGCTCTCGTGAAGAACCGCTACATCGGGCGGACTTTCATCATGCCGGCCGCCAACAACCGCAAGGCCTCGGTCCGGGAGAAGCTCAACCCCATCACTTCTGAAATCCAGGGCAAGAATATCCTTCTCGTCGACGACAGCATCGTCCGCGGCAACACCTCGCGGGCCATCGTCGAGATGGTCCGGGAATGCGGCGCGAAGACCGTCTATTTCACGGTCTATTCCCCGCCTCTCCGTTTTCCCTGCGTCTACGGCATCGACATGCAGACGAAAACCGAGTTCGTGGCCCGGGACGCCGACGAGGAGACGGTCGCCCGGCGCATCGGCGCCGACCAGGTCATTTATCAGACGCTCGACGCTCTGAAAGAAGCCGTCCGCATGGAGAACCCGGAGCTCGTCGATTTCTGCGCCGCCTGTTTCGACGGCCGCTACCCGACCGGCGACATCACGCCGGACCTTCTCCGGGACATCGAAAAAGGGCGCGCGGCGGCCCGCGACGCCCAGCTCGAACTCAACCTCATCAAATAA
- the rfaE1 gene encoding D-glycero-beta-D-manno-heptose-7-phosphate kinase — protein MNPTLPLQRMTSAVRGFRDKKVLVMGDLMLDKYIWGDVHRISPEAPVPVVEVRKDSLALGGSGNVCHNLQSLGASPIPIGIVGHDTAGRWIRKNVPDSRGIFVDRSRPTTEKTRIIAHHQQIVRVDMEKRHALSSRQENRVVDFLAAETCDGLILSDYGKGFFNAPFLGRILAVARDKGLLVCVDPKINSIRHFSPAALLTPNHHEAERIVGRPCRTDDEIVRAGAEILDLIDARYLIIKRGEQGMTVFERDMTPVHIPAVTREIFDVTGAGDTVIAVAALALLSGTDILEAAILANAAAGIVVGKIGTAAATPEELLASIAESK, from the coding sequence GTGAATCCCACACTCCCTCTCCAACGCATGACATCGGCCGTCCGCGGCTTCCGGGATAAAAAAGTTCTCGTCATGGGCGACCTCATGCTCGACAAATACATCTGGGGCGATGTCCACCGGATTTCGCCCGAAGCGCCCGTCCCCGTCGTCGAAGTCCGCAAGGACTCCCTGGCCCTCGGCGGCTCCGGAAACGTCTGCCACAACCTCCAAAGCCTCGGCGCCTCGCCGATTCCCATCGGCATCGTCGGCCACGACACCGCCGGTCGCTGGATCCGCAAAAACGTCCCCGACAGCCGGGGCATCTTCGTCGACCGGTCCCGGCCGACAACCGAAAAAACCCGGATCATCGCCCATCACCAGCAGATCGTCCGCGTGGATATGGAGAAACGACACGCCCTGTCCTCCCGGCAGGAGAATCGCGTCGTCGATTTCCTGGCCGCGGAGACCTGCGACGGACTGATCCTCTCGGACTACGGCAAAGGTTTTTTCAACGCGCCTTTTCTGGGCCGCATCCTTGCCGTCGCCCGCGACAAGGGCCTGCTCGTCTGCGTCGATCCCAAAATCAACTCCATCCGGCACTTTTCCCCGGCCGCGCTCCTCACTCCCAACCATCACGAGGCCGAGCGCATCGTCGGCCGGCCGTGCCGCACCGACGACGAGATCGTCCGGGCGGGCGCCGAAATCCTCGACCTCATCGACGCGCGCTATCTCATCATCAAACGCGGCGAGCAGGGCATGACCGTGTTCGAGAGAGACATGACGCCCGTCCACATTCCGGCCGTGACCCGCGAAATCTTCGACGTCACGGGCGCCGGCGACACGGTCATCGCCGTCGCCGCCCTGGCCCTTCTGAGCGGCACGGACATCCTCGAAGCGGCGATTCTGGCCAACGCCGCGGCCGGCATCGTGGTCGGAAAGATCGGCACGGCCGCCGCGACTCCGGAGGAGCTTCTGGCGTCCATCGCCGAATCGAAATGA
- a CDS encoding O-antigen ligase family protein, which translates to MSELKSGAEGRGGRTWDVLPGWALVAALLFSFISISLAQIFFYLAVVFWIIRLALRREGPVFPRFFIPLIVYAGWSILSAAFSVNPEVSFLAGRELTLFLMVPLAYMVLDGESWKRRTLTAMFISAAASLVYSYYHVASGLQPDERVKGFMGHYMTQAGLLLLFCAVALGFFVFYRKRSRFLWGAAFLVACPALALTLTRSAWIGVGVAACVILGLYKPKLLALVPVAAVLAYLGSPAEVKKRVESIFTTRGTSNEVRIEYARAGLKIIKQYPIFGTGLNTVDMEFQLPKYGLSAEARNNVHLHNNILQIAAERGIPALLAWLAFFALAVVDLRRIARSRDPANELVKPAAAGALAAAAALFVAGFFEYNFADSEITLLFLFLITLPSTLAAGNN; encoded by the coding sequence ATGAGTGAATTGAAAAGCGGTGCGGAGGGTCGAGGCGGCCGGACTTGGGACGTCCTTCCCGGATGGGCTCTGGTCGCGGCCCTTCTGTTCTCATTCATTTCGATCAGCCTGGCCCAGATCTTTTTCTATCTGGCCGTCGTTTTCTGGATCATCCGGCTCGCCCTCCGCAGGGAAGGCCCGGTCTTTCCGCGGTTCTTCATCCCCCTGATCGTTTATGCCGGGTGGTCGATCCTTTCGGCGGCTTTTTCCGTCAACCCCGAAGTGAGTTTCCTGGCCGGCCGGGAACTGACGCTGTTTCTGATGGTGCCTCTGGCCTACATGGTTCTCGATGGCGAGAGCTGGAAGAGGAGAACGTTGACAGCCATGTTCATTTCGGCGGCGGCCTCGCTTGTCTACTCCTATTACCACGTGGCCTCGGGACTGCAGCCCGACGAAAGAGTCAAGGGTTTCATGGGCCACTACATGACCCAGGCCGGGCTTCTGCTCCTGTTCTGCGCCGTTGCTCTGGGCTTTTTTGTCTTTTACCGCAAGCGGTCGCGGTTTCTCTGGGGGGCGGCCTTCCTCGTCGCCTGTCCCGCGCTGGCCCTGACCTTGACGCGAAGCGCCTGGATCGGCGTCGGCGTCGCGGCCTGCGTCATCCTGGGTCTCTACAAACCGAAGCTTCTCGCGCTCGTCCCGGTGGCCGCGGTTCTGGCTTATCTGGGATCGCCCGCTGAAGTCAAAAAGCGCGTCGAGAGCATTTTCACGACGCGCGGGACTTCGAACGAGGTCCGAATCGAATACGCCCGGGCCGGCCTCAAGATCATCAAGCAATACCCGATCTTCGGAACCGGCTTGAACACCGTGGACATGGAGTTTCAACTTCCCAAGTACGGACTCTCGGCCGAAGCCCGGAACAACGTCCACCTCCACAACAATATCCTGCAGATCGCGGCGGAACGCGGCATCCCGGCCCTGCTGGCCTGGCTGGCCTTCTTCGCTCTGGCTGTTGTCGATCTTCGCCGCATCGCCCGATCCCGGGATCCGGCGAACGAGCTTGTCAAACCCGCGGCCGCGGGGGCTCTGGCCGCCGCCGCGGCCCTGTTCGTCGCCGGCTTTTTCGAATACAACTTCGCCGACTCCGAGATCACCCTCCTCTTCCTCTTCCTCATCACCCTCCCCTCTACTTTGGCTGCTGGAAATAATTGA